A genomic segment from Ornithorhynchus anatinus isolate Pmale09 chromosome 16, mOrnAna1.pri.v4, whole genome shotgun sequence encodes:
- the UTP11 gene encoding probable U3 small nucleolar RNA-associated protein 11, producing MAAAFRKAAKSRQREHRERSQPSFRKHLGFLEKKKDYKLRADDYHKKQEQLKALRTKALERNPDEFYYRMTRSQLQDGVHVTKRNEEEVTEEQLKIMRTQDLKYVEMKRVAEAKKIERLKSELHLLDATREHPNKHVFFFDTKKEVKQFDLATHLQTAPELVGRVYNRPTLETLQKEKVKGATSQLQLMRLTKKRKRQYNLLEQRIKREEELFVMAQKIQTRKDLMDKNSRVKVKKETTKSAAIYKFKSQRKR from the exons cCCAGCTTTCGAAAACATCTGGGTTttctggagaaaaagaaagactACAAGCTCCGTGCCGA TGACTACCATAAGAAACAGGAACAGCTCAAGGCTCTGCGGACAAAAGCCCTGGAAAGAAATCCTGATGAGTTCTACTATAGAATGACTCGATCTCAACTCCAG GATGGAGTTCATGTTACTAAGCGTAAtgaggaggaggtaactgaagagcAACTGAAGATCATGCGGACTCAGGATCTCAAATACGTGGAAATGAAAAGAGTGGCAGAAGCCAAG AAAATCGAAAGGCTAAAATCAGAGCTCCATCTGCTGGATGCCACGAGGGAGCATCCGAACAAGCACGTGTTCTTTTTTGACACCAAAAAAGAAG TTAAGCAGTTTGATCTTGCCACTCACCTGCAAACAGCCCCGGAACTAGTAGGCAGAGTTTATAATCGACCCACGTTAGAAACTCTGCAGAAGGAAAAAGTAAAAGGAGCTACCAGCCAGCTTCAGCTAATG AGGTTAACCAAGAAAAGGAAGAGACAATACAACCTCCTGGAGCAGCGTatcaagagagaagaggaattgtTTGTCATGGCCCAGAAAATCCAGACACGCAAAGACCTGATG GATAAAAACTCCCGAGTGAAAGTGAAGAAAGAAACTACCAAATCCGCAGCCATTTACAAATTTAAAAGTCAAAGAAAGCGTTAA